In Pengzhenrongella sicca, a single genomic region encodes these proteins:
- a CDS encoding AAA family ATPase, with protein MSDLTDLVGSKAEADSELSDEATLLILAALEGDEALANMAGFSPPIRSVATTPLSVEPAGAFLRQIQVSGFRGIGPTATLDLKPMPGLTIVAGRNGSGKSSLAEALETALTGTTYRWLEKSSTQWKEAWRNLHDGAAPQIKVTLAEESVGATYVTVGWPTGGELHSMSIAVQRHGKKREDGLAGLGWTSAIDTFRPLLTYDELGSLLTAGRSKLYDTLATILGLEEIAAVVARMEARSKFLAEPATVVATTRKALARALEALEDGRSTQALVLLKPRAPDVVALRALATGTTTEQDEWAGRLRAILQLALPDEQAVHAASRALQETVTALAEAGSASVVATDRRIDLLNSALETHQHEGDMTCPVCGVGDLNASRAEAMRVEVDAMEADIATLRSARNRMATSLAAARALVQRLPDALTVALPEALRTAQEEARESWESWAGVPTEPLELAEHLRATHPAAEIALTELQEAIGPILSKRDDAWSRVATRVATLANQLETCAAAAPEADAAKAAVKWLKKNDLALKNERLEPITAEAMAIWADLRQESNVEISGLTLEGSATRRRVDITSSVDGSDGNGVAVLSQGEMHALTLALFLPRATRPESPFRFVVLDDPIQAMDPSKIDGLLTVLTRLAEKRQIIVFSHDDRLAAAVRRGAVDATILEVTRGEGSIVTVRDAHDPAQRYLHDAFAMAKDRGLPEQTKRMLVPGMLRMALETQARDRYFSESLAKGTPPQDAEAAWAAAQKTGSRIGLAVFEDASKELGPWLELRPFRKRGLGICSSGFHEGLRSDPIGACEDVKELMTDVKAGIK; from the coding sequence ATGAGTGACCTCACCGACTTGGTCGGCAGCAAGGCTGAAGCAGACTCCGAGCTGTCCGATGAGGCGACGCTACTGATCCTCGCGGCGCTGGAGGGCGACGAGGCGCTCGCCAACATGGCCGGTTTCAGCCCGCCGATCCGAAGCGTGGCCACGACCCCGCTCTCCGTCGAGCCCGCTGGTGCCTTCCTTCGTCAGATCCAAGTCTCAGGATTCCGCGGCATCGGGCCGACCGCGACGCTCGATCTCAAACCGATGCCAGGCCTCACCATCGTGGCCGGGCGCAACGGCTCCGGGAAGTCCAGTTTGGCCGAGGCTCTGGAGACGGCGCTTACTGGGACGACCTACCGGTGGCTGGAGAAGAGCAGCACCCAGTGGAAGGAGGCTTGGCGCAACCTCCACGACGGTGCTGCCCCGCAGATCAAGGTCACCCTCGCCGAGGAGAGCGTCGGGGCGACTTACGTCACCGTCGGTTGGCCAACCGGAGGCGAGCTTCACTCAATGAGTATCGCGGTACAGCGACATGGCAAGAAGCGCGAGGACGGGCTTGCGGGCCTGGGCTGGACCTCGGCGATCGACACATTCCGCCCATTGCTCACCTATGACGAGCTTGGGTCGCTACTGACTGCCGGCCGCAGCAAGCTGTACGACACCTTGGCCACCATCTTGGGTCTTGAGGAGATCGCTGCGGTCGTCGCCCGCATGGAGGCCCGCAGCAAGTTCCTCGCCGAGCCAGCCACCGTCGTCGCGACCACGAGAAAGGCCCTGGCAAGGGCATTGGAGGCACTTGAGGACGGTCGCTCAACCCAAGCCCTTGTTCTCCTCAAGCCACGGGCGCCGGACGTTGTGGCACTCCGCGCCTTAGCCACCGGGACCACCACGGAACAAGATGAGTGGGCGGGCCGCTTGCGTGCCATATTGCAACTCGCATTGCCCGACGAGCAAGCCGTCCACGCCGCCAGTAGGGCCTTGCAAGAAACCGTCACGGCACTCGCGGAAGCTGGCAGTGCATCCGTGGTCGCGACCGATCGAAGAATAGACCTATTGAATTCGGCCCTCGAGACCCATCAGCACGAGGGTGACATGACCTGCCCAGTCTGCGGCGTCGGGGACTTGAATGCTTCCCGAGCAGAGGCAATGCGGGTCGAGGTCGACGCCATGGAAGCCGACATCGCGACTCTGCGTTCAGCGCGTAACCGGATGGCAACTTCACTCGCCGCTGCCCGCGCACTTGTGCAGCGGCTGCCAGACGCTCTAACCGTGGCCCTTCCCGAGGCGCTCAGAACTGCCCAGGAGGAGGCGCGTGAAAGCTGGGAGTCGTGGGCAGGCGTGCCGACGGAGCCCTTGGAACTCGCCGAGCACTTGCGGGCGACGCACCCAGCCGCAGAAATCGCACTTACTGAACTCCAAGAGGCGATCGGTCCGATTCTCTCGAAGCGAGACGACGCCTGGTCTCGGGTCGCGACCCGAGTCGCGACTCTCGCCAATCAGCTCGAAACGTGCGCTGCGGCCGCACCTGAGGCCGACGCGGCAAAGGCCGCCGTCAAGTGGCTTAAGAAGAACGACCTCGCACTGAAGAATGAGAGGTTGGAGCCCATCACCGCCGAGGCAATGGCGATCTGGGCCGACCTGCGTCAGGAGAGCAATGTCGAGATCTCCGGACTGACCCTCGAAGGGTCAGCGACGAGGCGAAGAGTCGACATAACTTCCTCGGTGGACGGGTCTGACGGCAACGGCGTAGCGGTACTGAGCCAAGGCGAGATGCACGCGCTCACCCTCGCGCTCTTCCTTCCTCGAGCGACCAGACCGGAGAGCCCGTTCCGCTTCGTTGTGCTCGACGACCCGATCCAGGCGATGGACCCTTCGAAGATCGACGGTCTGTTGACCGTACTGACCAGGCTGGCTGAGAAGCGGCAGATAATCGTGTTCTCCCACGACGACCGGCTGGCCGCTGCGGTCCGTCGCGGAGCGGTGGATGCAACGATATTGGAAGTGACTCGCGGCGAAGGTTCGATCGTGACGGTCCGAGACGCGCACGACCCGGCGCAGCGCTACCTCCACGACGCTTTCGCGATGGCTAAGGACCGTGGCCTGCCCGAGCAGACCAAACGGATGTTGGTGCCCGGGATGCTCCGGATGGCACTGGAGACTCAGGCCCGGGATCGCTACTTCTCCGAAAGCCTGGCCAAGGGAACCCCGCCGCAGGACGCGGAGGCGGCCTGGGCTGCGGCGCAGAAGACCGGCTCCCGGATCGGCTTGGCGGTGTTCGAGGACGCGTCGAAAGAGCTCGGTCCGTGGCTGGAGTTGCGGCCTTTCCGTAAACGTGGTCTCGGGATTTGTTCTTCCGGATTCCACGAGGGGCTCCGTAGCGATCCCATCGGCGCCTGCGAGGACGTCAAGGAACTAATGACAGACGTCAAGGCTGGAATCAAGTGA
- a CDS encoding abortive infection family protein, which translates to MDLIGLGAVIGDFFEAGDGPSHDQLDQAFGRAGLTAGDPAPTGRTPLGAPLGKTKRVRRVFVYAHDRDPRAGLTLAAHLVTLLRAGGHFSPQLDAYVGAIKIDRLRAEYDTLGFELARDGALRLKVIDNLSGTALTEALQSYVDRLNLNPDDVPLQIGTGKDLDEAAARHVLEQRTGSYPVGGNAGSIPVTLANAFTAVGFAVGPRADLDADPHRAVQQCLFLLATQVNRLRNDAGTGHGLPSGPHKTQPLSVAESRVMARATALVAGALLDAL; encoded by the coding sequence GTGGACCTCATCGGCCTGGGCGCGGTCATAGGCGACTTCTTCGAAGCCGGCGACGGGCCGTCACACGATCAACTCGACCAGGCGTTCGGCCGAGCCGGTCTTACCGCTGGAGACCCCGCACCAACAGGACGCACCCCGCTCGGCGCACCCCTGGGCAAGACGAAGCGGGTTCGACGGGTATTCGTCTACGCGCACGATCGCGACCCAAGAGCCGGCCTGACCCTCGCCGCTCACCTTGTGACCCTGCTGCGAGCAGGTGGGCACTTCTCACCACAGCTCGACGCCTACGTCGGCGCCATCAAGATCGACCGCCTGCGCGCGGAGTACGACACCCTCGGGTTCGAACTCGCCCGTGACGGAGCACTCCGACTAAAGGTGATCGACAACCTCTCAGGAACCGCTCTCACCGAAGCGCTTCAGTCCTACGTCGACCGCCTGAACCTCAACCCGGACGACGTCCCGCTGCAAATTGGGACCGGAAAGGACCTCGACGAGGCCGCTGCCCGCCACGTCCTAGAGCAGAGAACCGGCAGTTACCCCGTCGGCGGCAACGCCGGCAGCATCCCTGTCACGCTGGCAAACGCGTTCACAGCCGTCGGTTTCGCGGTAGGACCGCGGGCAGACCTGGACGCGGACCCGCACCGAGCCGTCCAGCAGTGCCTGTTTCTGCTTGCGACACAGGTGAACCGCTTGCGGAACGACGCCGGTACGGGGCACGGACTCCCGTCCGGTCCGCACAAGACTCAACCGCTCTCAGTTGCCGAGTCGCGTGTAATGGCCCGGGCGACAGCACTCGTCGCTGGTGCGCTCCTCGACGCCCTGTAG
- a CDS encoding outer membrane protein assembly factor BamB family protein, giving the protein MAVAALLEGATIVGTGPRVIVTTDYGTDGMAETYHLYGQGSETGGTIIVNDQWDQSQVENRWAVVQGDVSPGIALALVTLEKVPNDGLTAGGHQLVIRTYDVNGAKVGQQATPVRENFGDESLQEVGLLGNTLVLLDNGLTQDNGNDTFADAIDVTTGALLWSKPCGSGYVSTTPMYAGGSTVALGCDSNGVRGFNLTTGETVWEYAGGRTQDFDFDRSAPGILSAAEYSGSADVTIDLINGTKIVDEGRANVLGDPITGLQTMGRLAVYDPVTQATVLSIPSDTIDQLGDFTPISAFDGRLTFMASDGLNVVSLTTGTADPSSPAKSAEKQSYTTVVADAGTGWVLIGSIGAGWDPDSWLNASPVTPYAVAWATGADGAVTWEDIAGPSIN; this is encoded by the coding sequence GTGGCAGTTGCGGCGCTGCTCGAAGGGGCGACGATTGTCGGTACCGGCCCGCGCGTGATCGTCACCACTGACTACGGCACTGACGGCATGGCCGAGACCTACCATCTCTACGGGCAAGGCTCAGAGACTGGCGGCACGATTATCGTGAACGACCAGTGGGACCAGTCCCAAGTCGAGAACAGGTGGGCCGTCGTCCAAGGCGACGTCAGCCCCGGGATCGCCCTGGCTCTCGTCACCTTGGAGAAGGTTCCCAACGACGGACTGACCGCCGGGGGGCATCAGCTCGTTATCCGCACTTATGACGTGAATGGCGCCAAGGTGGGGCAGCAAGCGACGCCTGTGCGAGAAAACTTCGGAGACGAGAGCCTGCAAGAGGTAGGTCTGCTCGGGAACACGTTGGTGCTCCTGGATAACGGACTCACCCAGGACAACGGCAACGACACCTTTGCAGACGCCATCGACGTCACCACCGGAGCGTTGTTGTGGAGCAAACCATGCGGCTCCGGGTATGTGAGCACGACCCCGATGTACGCCGGAGGCAGCACGGTCGCCCTTGGTTGCGACTCAAATGGCGTGCGTGGTTTCAACCTGACTACCGGTGAGACGGTTTGGGAATACGCGGGCGGGCGGACGCAAGACTTCGACTTCGACCGGTCTGCCCCCGGAATCCTCAGCGCGGCCGAATACTCGGGGTCGGCCGACGTCACCATCGACTTGATCAACGGCACGAAGATCGTTGACGAGGGCAGAGCGAACGTGCTCGGGGACCCGATTACCGGCCTGCAGACGATGGGCCGGCTGGCCGTGTACGACCCAGTCACGCAGGCCACGGTGCTCTCAATCCCTTCGGACACCATCGACCAACTCGGGGACTTCACGCCGATCAGCGCCTTCGATGGACGGCTGACGTTCATGGCGTCCGACGGGCTAAACGTTGTGTCGCTGACCACTGGGACCGCAGACCCATCGTCCCCGGCGAAGTCTGCAGAGAAGCAGTCGTACACGACCGTGGTGGCTGATGCGGGCACCGGATGGGTGCTGATTGGATCAATCGGTGCAGGTTGGGATCCGGACAGTTGGTTGAATGCCAGCCCCGTCACGCCGTACGCGGTGGCATGGGCGACTGGGGCGGACGGTGCGGTCACATGGGAGGACATCGCGGGGCCTTCCATCAATTGA
- a CDS encoding PASTA domain-containing protein, giving the protein MTASDTSGDTETTTEGRQDARPPRRRRRLPHVSRTWAWVASIIGALLVGFALSQLLVPASVTTERAAVADAPSATAAPTTGPAAMPNVLGLDSATAQRALLDAGVSTTVTFAARPAAGPNDVVVAQDPVGGQTTSGAVVLTLSTSATVPELVGANLADARAALEALGAVVQVTRSVDPNQTEGLVLSVDPASGQKVPAVVTVVVADPGDALTLASVNMADHSGCGTTSNITVNGAAVQDSVKCTLNDSDSSFADWVLAREAVAFEATVGTSDQGATGSAHLRVVGDDRVLLDTIVMYGTSSQVRLDVRDVLRLHVEVTFPDPKSTTPTVILGDARLLGTAEQLAAIEATQ; this is encoded by the coding sequence GTGACCGCGAGTGACACATCAGGGGATACGGAAACAACCACCGAGGGCCGGCAAGACGCGCGTCCACCGCGTCGTCGACGCCGACTCCCGCACGTCAGCCGGACCTGGGCGTGGGTTGCCAGCATCATCGGTGCGCTCCTCGTGGGGTTCGCGCTCTCTCAACTCCTTGTACCCGCGTCCGTCACCACAGAGCGTGCAGCCGTCGCGGACGCACCGTCGGCTACGGCCGCCCCGACGACGGGTCCGGCGGCCATGCCGAACGTTCTCGGGCTCGACAGCGCCACCGCGCAACGTGCCCTCCTTGACGCTGGAGTCAGCACCACGGTCACGTTCGCTGCCCGGCCTGCCGCTGGGCCGAACGATGTTGTCGTCGCGCAAGACCCAGTCGGCGGGCAGACGACCAGCGGGGCCGTCGTTCTGACCCTTTCGACGTCGGCGACGGTGCCTGAACTCGTAGGCGCGAACCTTGCCGACGCGCGGGCGGCCCTTGAAGCGCTCGGCGCGGTCGTTCAGGTGACCCGGTCGGTCGACCCGAACCAAACGGAGGGGTTGGTACTGTCCGTGGACCCAGCGTCCGGGCAGAAAGTTCCCGCCGTGGTGACGGTCGTGGTCGCTGACCCGGGGGACGCGTTGACGTTGGCGTCGGTGAACATGGCTGACCACAGCGGGTGCGGGACCACCAGCAACATCACCGTCAACGGTGCTGCTGTGCAGGACTCCGTGAAGTGCACGTTGAACGATTCAGATTCGTCGTTCGCTGACTGGGTACTGGCCCGTGAAGCGGTCGCCTTTGAAGCGACAGTCGGTACGTCCGATCAGGGCGCTACGGGAAGCGCGCACCTGCGGGTCGTCGGGGACGACAGGGTGCTGCTGGATACGATTGTGATGTACGGGACGTCCTCTCAGGTGCGTCTTGACGTTCGCGATGTCCTGCGGTTGCACGTCGAAGTGACGTTCCCTGACCCGAAGAGCACCACCCCGACGGTCATCCTCGGGGACGCTCGCCTCCTCGGAACGGCTGAACAGCTCGCCGCGATCGAAGCTACCCAATGA
- a CDS encoding VWA domain-containing protein has protein sequence MLVGFLATFLAGPAVADDTTDPFGLHTPILVVLDTSGSMNEQVPEPETQTVAMTRIMAARAAVLDLVGSLGAGQSFGLIAYPGRNAPQVDGCSVGRVEVTPGALDVASASAAVRRLEPDGETPTGPALQNAADQLRDTYGDDTTGVIVLVSDGESNCGDIPVCDVAKQIRDSGLDVQVNTVGLELEGAAEQEMQCIADATGGRYIDVAARDNLTDAINESAHGALSVQATAPDKLHAVAGTSQDGLPTFTVALGSTGRVTASDVRVSLVISVDGNPGAVLVPRPVRFLGNVDTGTTQTVTFAVRPEAEVLGDVTWTVTATARNASPAIVTSNITLSDSLSPGQLGGVLEGVRTVAVVGDSYSSGEGGDVFYQDDTEGFPDQDSKCHRTANTYAGQIWGEKETTIIACSGAVTADFFAPDQSGDMKVRPQLLALRDLAISKSSPDAVFLTIGGNDAGFGGVATRCVIGARCDVSVSIGYKGVRTATADALENAMAVLPDVTDVIRAVDAAVNDRTAQRARGGGVIPIIVLPYPQILPETLAAGRDGCVLGLGTAELALLNGFENALNAAVTNAAYTVANEDRPVYVVNDVVNAFQPNHTACEGGDLSFVNIPSTAELGSSAVHFIDANERQQLLHPTADGYAAEARTIIAWSHSNAASEQKTTGTPVWSPQVVEHDVSWLDKVFAPGGARTQAGGATKVDADGFLPETTVIIRLHSSPRVLGTVTADKDGHVTAWERLPAGVPTGQHTLIAEGSAPDGTTIAVTRTITVMPQGGPSLYAALLVGVLLLGAGLLAGPWRSSKAMTRSRS, from the coding sequence TTGCTGGTCGGTTTCCTGGCGACTTTCCTGGCAGGTCCTGCTGTCGCTGACGACACGACAGACCCGTTCGGTTTGCACACACCGATCCTTGTCGTCCTGGACACGTCCGGTTCGATGAACGAACAGGTACCCGAACCTGAAACACAGACCGTCGCCATGACCCGCATCATGGCCGCTCGAGCGGCAGTCCTGGACCTGGTCGGGAGTTTGGGTGCTGGGCAGTCGTTCGGGCTCATCGCGTACCCAGGACGGAACGCACCGCAGGTCGACGGATGCTCCGTCGGACGCGTGGAGGTCACGCCAGGGGCTCTGGACGTCGCCTCCGCGTCTGCGGCGGTGCGTCGCCTGGAACCGGATGGAGAAACACCCACCGGACCGGCCCTGCAGAACGCCGCCGACCAGCTTCGGGACACGTACGGCGACGACACGACCGGGGTGATCGTGCTGGTCTCCGACGGCGAGTCGAACTGTGGCGACATCCCCGTGTGTGACGTCGCCAAACAGATCCGCGATTCCGGTTTGGACGTTCAGGTGAACACCGTAGGCCTGGAACTTGAAGGCGCCGCTGAACAGGAAATGCAGTGCATCGCTGACGCGACCGGCGGCCGGTACATCGATGTTGCCGCTAGGGACAACTTGACCGACGCCATCAACGAGTCCGCCCATGGTGCGCTGTCCGTGCAAGCCACTGCACCGGACAAGTTGCACGCTGTCGCCGGCACCAGCCAGGATGGCCTGCCGACGTTCACCGTCGCGCTGGGGTCCACCGGTCGGGTCACCGCTTCCGACGTGCGCGTCAGCCTGGTCATCAGCGTGGACGGCAACCCCGGAGCGGTCCTGGTGCCTCGCCCGGTGCGGTTCCTCGGCAACGTCGACACAGGGACGACTCAGACGGTCACGTTCGCCGTACGCCCGGAAGCGGAGGTCCTCGGGGACGTCACGTGGACGGTTACAGCAACCGCCCGCAACGCGTCCCCGGCCATCGTCACTAGCAACATCACGTTGTCGGACTCCCTGTCACCGGGCCAGCTCGGCGGTGTGCTCGAAGGGGTCCGAACCGTCGCTGTGGTCGGCGACTCGTACTCCTCAGGGGAGGGCGGAGATGTGTTCTACCAGGACGACACCGAAGGGTTCCCGGACCAGGATTCCAAGTGTCACCGGACCGCGAACACGTACGCCGGGCAAATCTGGGGCGAGAAGGAGACCACGATCATCGCGTGCTCCGGTGCGGTCACTGCTGACTTCTTCGCCCCTGACCAGTCCGGGGACATGAAGGTCCGGCCGCAGCTGCTCGCGTTGCGGGACCTCGCGATCAGCAAGAGCAGCCCCGACGCTGTGTTCCTGACCATCGGCGGGAACGACGCTGGGTTCGGTGGGGTCGCCACACGGTGCGTGATCGGAGCGCGTTGCGACGTGAGCGTGAGCATCGGATACAAAGGCGTACGCACTGCAACCGCGGACGCACTTGAGAACGCGATGGCCGTTCTGCCTGACGTTACCGACGTCATCCGGGCCGTCGACGCTGCCGTGAACGACAGGACCGCTCAGCGCGCACGAGGCGGTGGCGTCATCCCGATTATCGTGCTGCCGTACCCGCAGATCCTGCCTGAGACGCTCGCAGCCGGACGTGACGGATGCGTTCTGGGGCTCGGCACCGCCGAGCTCGCGTTGCTGAACGGATTCGAGAACGCATTGAACGCCGCGGTCACGAACGCCGCTTACACGGTCGCGAACGAGGACCGACCTGTGTACGTCGTCAACGATGTGGTCAACGCGTTCCAGCCGAACCACACAGCCTGCGAAGGTGGCGACCTCAGTTTCGTCAACATCCCCAGCACAGCCGAACTGGGCAGCTCCGCCGTTCACTTCATCGACGCAAACGAAAGGCAGCAGCTCCTGCACCCGACAGCAGACGGGTACGCCGCTGAAGCGCGCACCATCATCGCGTGGTCCCACTCGAACGCGGCCAGCGAGCAGAAGACCACCGGGACGCCAGTGTGGTCCCCGCAAGTCGTGGAACATGACGTGAGCTGGCTCGACAAGGTGTTCGCCCCTGGCGGGGCACGCACCCAAGCAGGCGGGGCCACCAAGGTCGACGCTGACGGGTTCCTCCCGGAAACGACCGTCATCATCCGGCTGCATTCTTCTCCGCGTGTCCTCGGAACGGTCACCGCTGACAAGGACGGGCACGTGACCGCGTGGGAGCGCCTTCCCGCCGGCGTGCCCACCGGGCAGCACACCCTGATCGCCGAAGGCTCTGCCCCGGACGGCACCACCATCGCGGTCACTCGAACCATCACCGTCATGCCGCAAGGTGGACCGTCGCTCTACGCCGCGCTCCTCGTCGGTGTCCTTCTGCTCGGCGCCGGCTTGCTCGCCGGCCCGTGGCGCTCCAGCAAAGCCATGACTAGGAGCCGTTCGTAA
- a CDS encoding IS3 family transposase (programmed frameshift) — MPRPHPKEFRDDVVAVARRGDAPIKEIAKDFGISESCLRNWMQAADVQDGNRPGVTVSESAELREMRRRNRLLEQENEILRRAAAYFAQAHLPKMMYPLVSELASDGIPVAVTCRVLKLARQPYYRWLAAPITARDLDEAYLANVLFDAHVDDPEFGHRLLADEADKAGLRASDRRVWRICRDNQWWSVFGKKRAKNGKKAGPPAHDDRVLRIFRADAPNRLWLWDITEHPTAEGKLYLCAIKDVYSNRIVGYSISDRMTSRIAVNALASAVQRRRDVAGCIVHSDRGSQFRSRKVLRELDRHALVGSMGQVASAGDNAAMESFFSLLQKNVLDRRRWANRDELRLAIITWIERTYHRRRRQARLGRLTPIEYETINTPQVALAA, encoded by the exons GTGCCCAGACCCCACCCCAAGGAGTTCCGCGACGACGTCGTGGCCGTGGCCCGCCGCGGTGATGCTCCGATCAAAGAGATCGCGAAAGACTTCGGGATCAGCGAGTCGTGCCTGCGCAACTGGATGCAGGCCGCCGACGTCCAGGACGGCAACCGTCCCGGCGTAACGGTCAGCGAGTCGGCCGAGCTGCGCGAGATGCGTCGCCGCAACCGGCTCCTCGAGCAGGAGAACGAGATCCTGCGTCGCGCGGCGGCGTACTTTGCCCAGGCGCACCTGCCG AAAATGATGTACCCGCTCGTGAGTGAGCTCGCTAGCGACGGGATCCCCGTCGCGGTGACGTGCCGGGTCCTCAAGCTCGCCAGACAGCCCTACTACCGCTGGCTCGCCGCGCCGATCACAGCTCGTGACCTGGACGAGGCGTACCTGGCGAACGTGCTGTTCGATGCCCACGTCGACGATCCCGAGTTCGGGCACCGGCTGCTGGCCGACGAAGCCGACAAGGCCGGCCTGCGCGCCAGTGACCGGCGGGTCTGGCGGATCTGCCGGGACAACCAGTGGTGGTCGGTGTTCGGCAAGAAGCGCGCCAAGAACGGCAAGAAGGCCGGCCCGCCAGCCCACGACGACCGCGTGCTGCGGATCTTCCGCGCCGACGCACCCAACCGGTTGTGGCTCTGGGACATCACCGAGCACCCCACCGCCGAGGGCAAGCTCTACCTGTGTGCGATCAAGGACGTGTACTCCAACCGGATCGTGGGGTACTCGATCAGCGACCGCATGACCTCCCGGATCGCGGTGAACGCCCTGGCCAGCGCCGTGCAGCGCCGTCGTGACGTGGCCGGCTGCATCGTCCACTCGGACCGGGGCAGCCAATTTCGAAGCCGAAAGGTGCTGCGCGAGCTGGACCGACACGCCCTGGTCGGATCGATGGGGCAAGTCGCCTCGGCCGGGGACAACGCGGCGATGGAGAGCTTCTTCTCGTTGCTGCAGAAGAACGTCCTGGACCGGCGCCGCTGGGCCAACCGCGACGAGCTCCGCCTGGCGATCATCACGTGGATCGAACGGACCTACCACCGCCGCCGACGCCAGGCCCGCCTGGGTCGACTGACCCCCATCGAGTACGAGACCATCAACACCCCTCAGGTCGCACTCGCCGCCTGA
- a CDS encoding DUF4238 domain-containing protein has protein sequence MQGFAGNGRIETVRLPGDQRFTQSVNDASVAKNFYSVVGHEDGDDVIECALSEIEGATAAVLRAIVGGSWPLSYEDRMLLGYFLALQVTRVPAQRRTIDHVARQMLRIQVGVGGKSGPRQELERQGGQVTDERVETLWEQATRPEGPPIQQPKDEHIKQMPKTGEEIVKYIVGRPWSLVRFDRRSLITSDAPVGLVRNPEDEPWFGAGFLTAWGITFPLTRKLGRLLSDPQPLIDPGDPG, from the coding sequence CTGCAGGGGTTCGCGGGGAATGGCCGAATTGAAACAGTGCGACTCCCCGGCGACCAGCGCTTCACCCAGTCGGTGAACGACGCCTCCGTCGCCAAGAACTTCTACTCGGTCGTGGGACACGAGGACGGCGACGACGTTATCGAGTGTGCCCTCTCCGAGATCGAGGGCGCCACCGCGGCAGTCCTTCGGGCCATCGTCGGCGGGAGCTGGCCGCTGTCCTACGAGGACCGCATGTTGCTCGGGTACTTCCTCGCGCTCCAGGTGACCCGGGTGCCCGCGCAGCGTCGAACGATCGACCACGTCGCCCGCCAGATGCTCCGCATCCAAGTCGGAGTCGGTGGTAAGTCAGGACCCCGACAGGAACTAGAGCGGCAGGGCGGTCAGGTCACCGACGAACGTGTCGAGACTCTCTGGGAACAGGCAACACGCCCCGAAGGGCCGCCAATCCAGCAGCCTAAGGACGAGCACATCAAGCAGATGCCCAAAACCGGGGAGGAAATCGTCAAGTACATCGTCGGTCGACCATGGTCGCTCGTCCGCTTCGACCGACGCTCGCTCATCACCTCGGATGCGCCCGTTGGCCTCGTTCGCAATCCCGAGGACGAGCCCTGGTTCGGCGCTGGGTTCCTGACCGCCTGGGGCATCACCTTCCCGTTGACTCGCAAGCTCGGGCGCCTGTTGAGCGATCCGCAGCCACTCATCGACCCTGGCGATCCCGGTTGA